One window from the genome of Schistocerca piceifrons isolate TAMUIC-IGC-003096 chromosome 8, iqSchPice1.1, whole genome shotgun sequence encodes:
- the LOC124712324 gene encoding piggyBac transposable element-derived protein 4-like produces MEDNRDTAGPSEPKKRKTQDTRNVQKLTDAELLRILEESDSETELASEEDGVESSEESDGAEFVLDETVEMAVNPSDREMAEGVVTRDNAADTTVAWEREPVGMINCPFIKNEGLLIQPTENTPLDYFRLLLTDEFLLTVVEETNRNAIELFLSAGTKGQSRINCWKDVTVGELLVFLGVFLHMGNVKMRNLQDYWKKDALFNVKGIADSISRNRFLLILRALHFSENPKQGKPTPSDRLYKIRPVINFFNERMCQVYYPGRELSLDESMILWRGRLLFRQYIKNKKHKYGIKLYILTTPTGMVLKFAVYTGMLDDLGGRGHAQKIVLHLLDEKLNAGHHVYMDNYYNSFALAKLLLDKKTHCTGTLRANRKDTPKEIQEAKLRKGEAVARFAEGVMIGKWRDKREVCYISNAFTNEMVEVETKRKEKKSKPLAIVNYNKFMAGVDRHDQMLSYYLSERKTIRWYKKLFIHVVEMILTNAHALHNKYCGTKMPLQEFRLSIIRALLPQKQVERPVRNPQHVVVKRESNGKSKTPRKKCRSCASRGQRTDTIYECLDCPNKAGYCLNCCVIHHL; encoded by the coding sequence atggaagacaatcgtgacacggcgggcccttcagaacctaagaaacgtaaaacacaggacacaagaaacgtacaaaaactaacggatgcggaattattacgaatattagaagaaagcgattcggaaacGGAACTGGCCAGTGAGGAGGACGGCGTGGAATCCAgtgaagagtctgacggagccgagtttgttttagatgagactgtagaaatggcTGTGAATCCTAGCGACAGGGAAATGGCAGAAGGAGTGGTAACAAGAGATAACGCAGCTGATACAACTGTTGCGTGGGAAAGAGAGCCAGTTGGAATGATAAATTGCCCAtttataaaaaatgagggactGCTTATTCAACCGACGGAAAACACTCCCttagattattttcgtcttttgctgacggacgaatttctattgacAGTTGTAGAAGAAACAAATCGAAACGCGATTGAATTATTCCTTTCTGCGGGAACCAAAGGACAATCACGAATAAACTGTTGGAAAGATGTGACTGTTggcgaattgttagtgttcttgggagttttcctgcacatgggaaatgtaaagatgaggaatttgcaggactattggaaaaaggacgctttattcaacgtgaaaggaattgccgatagtatttcacgaaatcgttttctgctaatactacgtgcattacacttttctgaaaatccaaaacaGGGCAAACCAACACCATCCgacaggttgtataaaatacgtcccgttatcaattttttcaatgaaaggatgtgccaagtttactaccctggacgggaactgtctctggacgaatcaatgatcctttggcgtggacgattacttttccgccaatacatcaaaaacaaaaagcacaaatatggcataaagctatatattttgacaactcccactggaatggtcctaaaattcgcggtatacactggcatgctggacgatttaggaggaagaggccatgcgcaaaaaattgttcttcatttactagacgaaaagttgaatgctggtcaccatgtgtacatggacaattactataacagCTTCGCATTGGCAAAGCTGCTCCTGGATAAGAAGACCCACTGCACGGGAACTCTGAGGGCGAATAGGAAGGATACACCCaaggaaatacaggaagcaaaactacgaaaaggtgaagccgttgccagatttgcggaaggagttatgataggtaagtggcgtgataagagggaggtttgctacatttctaatgcatttacaaatgaaatggttgaggttgaaaccaaaagaaaggagaagaaatctaagcccttggccattgtaaactacaataaatttatggcgggagttgatcggcacgatcagatgttatcatattacctctcggaacgcaaaaccatacgctggtacaagaaactttttatccacgttgtggaaatgatactgacaaacgcacatgccctacacaataaatattgtggcacaaaaatgcccctccaagaatttagactcagtattataagagcactattgccacaaaagcaggtagaacggccagtcagaaatccccaacatgttgtggtaaaacgagaatcaaatggaaaatcaaaaacaccgcgaaaaaagtgcagatcatgcgccagccgtggacaacgaacagacacgatttacgagtgcctagattgcccaaataaagcaggatattgtttgaattgttgtgttattCACCACCTCTAA